GGTGTATGTGAAGTGTGAAAAGGAGATATAAATGAACGAATATGCAGTCACATTCACCGAACGCGAAACCGCCAAACTACTACCAGTTGAAATCGATACAGACGCGATCGGTGCAAACGAAGTCGCGGGTCATACCCTTGCAACCCTCATCAGCGCGGGCACGGAATTAAACAGCGGGTATCTCGGCAACAATTTTCCCAGACAATCGGGATACGCAGCTGCCTTCAAAGTTGAAAAAGTGGGGGAAAATGTCGCGGACATATCGCCGGGCGACCTCGCCTTCTGCCCGGGCAATCACGCATCCTACCAGCGAAAACCCGCCTCACAGGTAATTCGCCTGCCCGACAACCTCACGCCAGAAATAGCTGTATTTGCCCGCATGATGGGTGTCTCAATGACCACCCTCACAACCACCTCGGCGCGACCACCCGCCAAAATACTCATCACTGGACTCGGCCTCGTTGGCCATCTCGCGGCCAAAAATTTTCAAGCCTGTGGCTACGAAGTCTATGCCAGCGACCCGGTTGCATCGCGGCGACAAATTGCCTCAGAAACGGGGATTCTCAATGTACTGGATGCTGTACCACTGGAAAATACCGAACTCTCGGGCCAATTCCACCTCGCCATTGAATGCTCGGGACACGAACAGGCCCTGCTCGACGCAGCAGGCGCCGTGAGAAAACGCGCCGAAGTCGTTTGCATTGCCTCCCCCTGGCGCCGATACACGGACCTGCTCATACACGACCTGCATCGCCTCATCTTCTTTAATTACGTCACCATTCGCAGCGGCTGGGAATGGGAACTGCCGCGCCAGCCAGAAGACTTTCGCACCAACAGCGTCTTTGAAAACTTTGCCGGTGCCCTCAAATGGTTGTCCGAGGACCGCGTCAATGTCGATGGCATCTACACAAAATACGATCCCGAAAGATGCCAGCAAGCATATCGTGACCTTTTGCACAAAAAAACCGAACGCCTCGCGGTCGTCTTTGACTGGACGACTTGAGATCCACAGTTAGACACAACCTTAAAATAAGGAGATGACAACCAAATAGCTCCGAGTTTGTTTTCCATTGTTTCACTCTTAGAGCCGGGGGAACTCTTAGAGCCGGGGGAACTCTTACAAGGAGGGTTGTCATGTCGAGATGTATTCGCAGTATAGTCGCCGTCTCACTCGCCGCAGGCGTGATGTTGAGCTGTGGTAGCGAGCGCGTGACCCAGTCGCAGGTAGCAGACGAGCAGGTCGGACAG
This is a stretch of genomic DNA from Gemmatimonadota bacterium. It encodes these proteins:
- a CDS encoding dehydrogenase — protein: MNEYAVTFTERETAKLLPVEIDTDAIGANEVAGHTLATLISAGTELNSGYLGNNFPRQSGYAAAFKVEKVGENVADISPGDLAFCPGNHASYQRKPASQVIRLPDNLTPEIAVFARMMGVSMTTLTTTSARPPAKILITGLGLVGHLAAKNFQACGYEVYASDPVASRRQIASETGILNVLDAVPLENTELSGQFHLAIECSGHEQALLDAAGAVRKRAEVVCIASPWRRYTDLLIHDLHRLIFFNYVTIRSGWEWELPRQPEDFRTNSVFENFAGALKWLSEDRVNVDGIYTKYDPERCQQAYRDLLHKKTERLAVVFDWTT